From Camelina sativa cultivar DH55 chromosome 20, Cs, whole genome shotgun sequence, the proteins below share one genomic window:
- the LOC104772882 gene encoding LOW QUALITY PROTEIN: F-box protein At1g20360-like (The sequence of the model RefSeq protein was modified relative to this genomic sequence to represent the inferred CDS: deleted 2 bases in 2 codons) → MNSLPLHLLDDILFRLEPKSVALMRCTSSSINSHICEDPVFETEYFSRFGSSLYNLSAATGASEVFCHPLVSSCKSMSLGKRTFGSYSFKCFILGSCSGLLLLYIDGLFVVNPLTKEFRFLDCSGSKFIPTLFYGLGGGGLCFLYKYAFESMCVGFAVDGIRTNKRFKIVCILEMQTRYEFEISDGDSWRLSKTSITAGSKSDLMKRTKPVYLHGTLHWLRKDGSIIAFDPETEQARFIPSTFHPETEQARIIPSTFHHELSDMELLFAADDKTNRLTLIVGTKKTISVYILLENSKWIFVRQFKNVTLKTSIRDAGTWFCTMAIIL, encoded by the exons ATGAATAGCTTACCTTTGCATCTCCTCGACGATATTCTCTTCAGATTGGAACCCAAATCAGTGGCTTTGATGCGATGCACGAGCAGTTCTATCAACTCACATATATGTGAAGACCCGGTTTTTGAAACCGAATACTTTTCCCGGTTTGGATCTAGTTTGTATAACCTTTCTGCCGCCACTGGTGCTAGTGAAGTCTTCTGCCACCCTTTAGTGTCTTCATGCAAATCTATGTCATTGGGAAAAAGAACTTTCGGTTCGTatagttttaaatgttttatattgGGGTCATGCTCTGGCCTTCTTCTACTATATATTGATGGCCTCTTCGTAGTGAATCCTCTAACAAAAGAG TTTCGGTTCCTGGATTGTTCTGGGTCAAAGTTTATACCTACACTATTTTATGgtcttggtggtggtggtttatgttttttatataaatatgcgTTTGAATCCATGTGTGTCGGTTTCGCGGTAGATGGAATTCGAACCAACAAGAGATTCAAGATCGTCTGCATACTTGAGATGCAAACGAGGTATGAATTCGAAATCAGCGACGGAGATTCATGGAGATTATCAAAAACGAGCATCACCGCTGGCTCAAAAAGTGATCTCATGAAGCGGACGAAACCAGTTTACTTGCATGGCACTCTACATTGGCTGAGAAAAGACGGGAGCATCATAGCTTTCGATCCAGAGACAGAACAAGCACGTTTCATTCCTTCTACTTTCCATCCAGAGACAGAACAAGCACGTATCATTCCATCTACTTTCCATCATGAACTATCGGATATGGAATTGTTATTTGCGGCAGATGATAAGACCAATCGCCTAACCTTAATAGTAGGGACAAAAAAGACAATCTCAGTTTACATACTACTCGAGAATTCCAAATGGATCTTTGTCCGGCAGTTCAAGAATGTAACT TTGAAAACAAGTATCAGGGATGCTGGAACCTGGTTTTGTACGATGGCAATCATCTTGTAG
- the LOC104772883 gene encoding uncharacterized protein LOC104772883, with amino-acid sequence MGPPTEESSQWTVADLIEPGSSTWNIDLIRQVLPAYESEILKIKPSKHGAVDKWAWLPSQDGIYFTKSGYYNTQAEISNQNLPLNPRVPPSFNWHASIWNLRTSQKTKMLLWKIIQQAIPVGANLTHRNVAENPKCPHCNATESELHLFFTCLFATRLWNLAPFSSNFSSNQVSSTTEGLMKANQMICLPPSGVGRGPLSPWIFWTLWTTQNKLIFNKEHLSAEEAINLAIIRAKEWQSAQPEKGCKPLNPKTLLPPTRPQQIEEIITCFTDASWIAEPKAGLGWVFKDFQDRTLKQGADLALNVSSPLIAEAIATFTAVEVAITSGFTHLSVASDSQRLVKALNLKLHSKEFHGILHDILDLSRNFLFVAFILFTEIRTKSQML; translated from the coding sequence ATGGGACCACCAACAGAGGAATCAAGTCAGTGGACAGTGGCGGATCTCATCGAACCTGGATCATCAACCTGGAACATTGACCTAATCAGGCAAGTACTTCCTGCATATGAATCCGAGATCCTCAAGATAAAACCTAGTAAACATGGGGCAGTTGACAAATGGGCCTGGCTCCCATCACAGGATGGAATCTACTTCACCAAATCAGGGTACTACAATACTCAAGCAGAGATTTCAAACCAGAACTTACCTCTTAATCCCAGGGTTCCCCCTTCTTTCAACTGGCACGCAAGTATCTGGAACCTAAGGACCtcccagaaaacaaaaatgttgcTATGGAAGATCATTCAGCAAGCCATTCCAGTCGGAGCTAACCTTACCCACCGAAATGTTGCAGAGAATCCAAAATGTCCACACTGTAACGCAACTGAATCTGAGCTGCATCTGTTTTTTACTTGCCTGTTTGCAACTAGACTCTGGAACCTGGCCCCTTTTAGCTCTAACTTCTCCTCAAATCAAGTGTCGTCTACAACGGAAGGCCTTATGAAGGCAAACCAGATGATCTGCCTACCACCTTCGGGAGTCGGAAGGGGTCCCCTCTCACCATGGATCTTCTGGACTCTATGGACGACGCAAAATAAACTGATTTTCAACAAGGAACATTTATCTGCGGAGGAAGCTATCAATCTAGCTATCATCAGAGCAAAAGAGTGGCAATCAGCCCAACCTGAAAAAGGATGTAAACCTCTTAACCCAAAAACCCTTCTACCTCCTACTCGACCACAACAAATTGAAGAGATAATCACCTGTTTCACAGATGCCTCGTGGATCGCAGAACCAAAAGCAGGTCTAGGCTGGGTCTTCAAAGATTTTCAGGATCGGACCCTCAAACAAGGCGCAGATCTGGCACTCAACGTCTCTTCTCCTTTGATTGCCGAAGCGATCGCAACTTTTACTGCGGTAGAAGTTGCAATCACTTCGGGTTTCACACATCTCTCGGTAGCCTCAGACTCACAGCGGTTAGTCAAGGCATTGAATTTGAAGCTCCACTCTAAGGAATTTCACGGGATTCTCCATGATATCCTCGATCTATCTCGTAATTTTCTGTTTGTAGCTTTCATTTTATTCACAGAAATCAGAACCAAATCGCAGATGCTCTAG
- the LOC104772884 gene encoding serine/arginine repetitive matrix protein 1-like — translation MIPFWIELQGLPKHYWKVEMIQTIGEILGELLDWEITNSAIQLKALINGLDPITKETVVEFADGSESRYPGLQTRESTPSGAGGQAIDLQAHRSISRNYYTPQDNFLPPRNQQHSSGRSALPRPYSNPRNRQFTSIEERERSFSANRDYHLKRKDPEVEKRLSHQRRTPSRQVETPSQGVRGSILLSVSHRHLPQPVRNLQWREKPTTSIDDHGDPSVSSRARRPPLERNVSSPDPNTPPPRQDGLSSSLPPPKVTTPLASPRRAQVLEDLREVTVQYISCPDPSESAALRMRVMQSEAEKLMEKTADSIIAYQNTMEENPPLNLVPVSDTPLSPCLTNPDLPILGRSTSSSNKRGRGRPPAHKQAPKQNQKLLGAKSQKENFAQGSPRKTTATRVVEKPGPSKTTHKKGSKSSPKGKTQASRSQNSTPDQNRSSHHNLSTSQQPSSSGAPLISLIPAIKRKNADFQNPPTPIP, via the exons ATGATTCCTTTCTGGATAGAGCTCCAAGGCCTACCTAAACATTACTGGAAAGTCGAGATGATTCAAACCATTGGAGAAATACTAGGTGAGCTCCTAGACTGGGAAATCACCAACTCAGCCATCCAGCTTAAAGCGCTCATAAATGGGCTTGATCCTATCACAAAAGAAACGGTGGTTGAATTTGCTGATGGTAGTGAG AGTAGATACCCGGGGCTCCAAACTAGAGAATCAACTCCATCAGGGGCGGGAGGACAAGCTATTGATCTGCAGGCACATAGATCAATCTCAAGAAATTATTACACTCCACAGGACAACTTTCTACCCCCTAGAAACCAACAGCACAGTTCAGGGAGATCTGCTTTACCTAGGCCATACTCAAATCCTAGAAACAGACAGTTTACCAGTAtcgaagaaagagagaggtcTTTTTCAGCAAACAGAGATTACCACCTAAAGCGTAAAGATCCTGAGGTGGAAAAGCGCCTCTCCCACCAGCGTCGTACACCATCTCGTCAAGTAGAGACTCCCTCACAAGGGGTAAGGGGTTCGATATTGTTATCTGTATCCCATCGACATCTCCCTCAACCAGTCCGCAACCTACAGTGGAGAGAAAAACCAACTACTTCAATAGATGATCATGGTGATCCCTCTGTATCCTCCCGAGCCAGGCGACCTCCTTTGGAGCGAAATGTTTCTAGTCCGGATCCAAACACACCTCCGCCAAGGCAGGATGGCTTATCCTCCTCCTTACCACCCCCAAAGGTAACTACACCTCTTGCTTCCCCTCGCAGAGCCCAAGTGTTGGAGGATTTACGAGAGGTTACTGTCCAGTACATATCTTGCCCGGATCCATCAGAAAGCGCTGCTCTTCGTATGAGGGTGATGCAGAGTGAGGCGGAGAAACTCATGGAAAAAACAGCTGACTCAATCATCGCTTACCAGAATACTATGGAGGAAAACCCACCACTAAACCTAGTTCCTGTAAGCGACACCCCCTTAAGCCCCTGTCTGACCAATCCAGATCTTCCAATCTTAGGGAGAAGCACCTCAAGCTCTAACAAGCGAGGAAGGGGTCGTCCCCCTGCACACAAACAAgcaccaaaacaaaaccagaaGCTGTTAGGAGCaaaatcccaaaaagaaaattttgccCAGGGATCCCCAAGAAAGACAACTGCTACTCGAGTGGTGGAGAAACCAGGACCATCTAAGACAACACATAAGAAAGGGTCAAAATCCTCACCAAAAGGCAAAACCCAGGCCTCGAGATCTCAGAACTCAACCCCGGACCAGAACAGGAGTTCTCATCACAACCTATCCACCTCTCAACAACCCTCCTCTTCTGGCGCACCTTTGATCTCCTTAATCCCTGcaataaagagaaagaatgcGGATTTTCAGAATCCCCCAACCCCAATTCCTTAA
- the LOC104771857 gene encoding transport and Golgi organization 2 homolog, translating into MGIVAFNWAEGGNNQLMLLMNRDNWGNRVISKATWNRNGQILSGQCKDNKGTWFGISKRGRVAFLVNTSLLLDRVKANSGSELYPLHFLEGDMSPQQFAEIVKQHEQHSNERLVYSLIVADMTSNSMVHIRKPEADITFGVHTLSSYEGLDSTESPRDLRLSGLFSQMIVDLGNNPLPPLRDIAGKFMYVTEGGRDAVFLETMDEHPSGKLDMQRYGTTSTTALVVKHTREVMFFERFMDTNGGFDKHDFNFNIE; encoded by the exons atggggatCGTAGCATTCAATTGGGCTGAGGGAGGCAACAACCAACTGATGCTGCTGATGAACAGAGACAATTGGGGAAACAG GGTCATAAGTAAGGCAACTTGGAATAGAAATGGCCAGATCTTGAGTGGTCAGTGCAAAGATAACAAAGGGACGTGGTTTGGCATTTCTAAACGAGGCCGAGTCGCTTTTCTCGTGAATACATCCTTGTTGTTAGACCGCGTTAAGGCTAACTCCGGCTCGGAGTTGTATCCTCTTCATTTCTTGgag GGAGACATGAGTCCACAGCAGTTTGCTGAGATAGTAAAACAGCATGAACAGCATAGTAATGAAAGACTGGTCTATAGTCTTATCGTCGCGGACATGACTTCGAATTCAATGGTTCATATCAGGAAACCCGAGGCGGACATTACGTTTGGTGTGCATACACTTTCTTCTTACGAGGGTCTCGATTCCACTGAATCTCCCAGG GATTTACGCCTGAGCGGCTTATTTAGCCAGATGATTGTTGATTTGGGAAACAATCCACTACCACCTCTAAGGGACATTGCTGGGAAGTTTATGTATGTTACTGAGGGAGGAAGAGACGCGGTGTTTCTTGAAACTATGGACGAACATCCTTCTGGAAAA ttggACATGCAACGCTATGGAACAACAAGTACGACAGCATTGGTGGTGAAACACACTAGGGAAGTGATGTTCTTTGAGAGGTTCATGGACACTAATGGTGGATTCGACAAGCACGACTTCAATTTCAACATCGAGTAG
- the LOC104771860 gene encoding transcription elongation factor 1 homolog: MGKRKSRAKPAPTKRMDKLDTIFSCPFCNHGSSVECNIDMKHLIGVATCRICEESFSTTITALTEAIDIYSEWIDECERVNTAEDDVGQEEEEEVEEEEEEEEEEEDDEDDRVAVKRKYNF; encoded by the exons ATGGGAAAGAGGAAATCAAGAGCAAAGCCTGCTCCTACGAAGAGAATGGATAAGCTTGACACAATCTTTAGTTGTCCTTTCTGCAATCACGGGTCCAGTGTCGAATGCAATAT tgaTATGAAGCATCTGATTGGGGTCGCAACTTGTAGAATCTGTGAAGAAAGCTTTAGTACTACTATCACAG cTTTGACTGAAGCTATAGACAT TTATAGCGAATGGATCGATGAATGCGAGAGGGTTAATACCGCAGAAGATGATGTtgggcaagaagaagaagaggaagtagaagaagaagaagaggaggaagaggaagaagaggatgatgaagatgaccGTGTCGCTGTCAAAAGGAAGTATAACTTCTGA
- the LOC104771859 gene encoding protein NRT1/ PTR FAMILY 5.3-like: MAVEDVGDDYTKDGTVGNRVRRSQRGRWKACSFVVVYEVFERMAYYGISSNLVIYMTTILHQGTVKSSNNVTNWVGTSWLTPILGAYVADAHLGRYITFVISSVIYLLGMALLTLSVSLPQLKPPKCSTANVEDCQQASGLQLAVFFGALYTLAVGTGGTKPNISTIGADQFDEFDAKEKIHKHSFFNWWMFSIFFGTFFATTVLVYVQDNVGWGLGYGLSTLGLAFSIFIFLLGTPLYRHKLPMGSPFTKMARVIVASLRKARAPMSYGSTRMHELPPSEYASKGAFPIHSTPSLRFLNRASLKTGPTNKWSLCTITEVEETKQMLKMIPVLVVTFVPSMMLAQIMTLFIKQGTTLDRRLTNNFSIPPASLLGFTTFSMLVCIVIYDRFFVKLTRRFTGNPRGITLLQRMGIGMVLHIIIMIIASITERYRLKVAAEHGLNHQTAVPIPLSIFLLLPQYVLMGLADAFIEIAKLEFFYDQAPESMKSLGTSYTTTSMAVGNFMSSFILSSVSQITKNQGRGWILNNLNESRLDKYYMFFAVLNLVNFLLFLVVITFYEYRADVTDSAEHKEPRMIDNNNE; the protein is encoded by the exons ATGGCAGTCGAAGATGTCGGAGACGACTACACAAAAGATGGAACAGTAGGCAATCGTGTCCGAAGATCTCAAAGAGGCCGTTGGAAAGCTTGCTCCTTCGTCGTTG TGTACGAGGTGTTTGAACGGATGGCTTATTACGGGATATCAAGCAACCTAGTGATATACATGACAACCATATTGCACCAAGGAACGGTCAAGTCGTCGAACAATGTGACCAATTGGGTTGGGACTAGTTGGCTCACTCCAATCTTGGGTGCTTACGTCGCAGACGCTCATCTTGGTCGCTACATCACCTTTGTCATCTCTTCCgtaatttatttattg GGGATGGCATTACTGACGTTATCAGTATCTTTACCGCAACTTAAACCACCAAAATGTTCGACGGCTAATGTTGAAGACTGCCAACAAGCTTCGGGTTTACAACTAGCTGTATTCTTTGGAGCGTTATACACATTAGCGGTCGGTACGGGTGGTACAAAACCGAACATTTCGACAATAGGAGCTGATCAGTTTGATGAATTCGACGCAAAGGAGAAGATTCATAAGCATTCATTCTTCAATTGGTGGATGTTTAGTATCTTCTTTGGTACTTTCTTTGCCACAACTGTTCTTGTCTATGTTCAAGATAACGTTGGTTGGGGGTTAGGTTATGGTCTTTCAACTTTAGGCCTTGCGTTTTCCATTTTCATATTCTTGTTGGGAACTCCGTTATACCGCCATAAACTCCCTATGGGAAGCCCATTTACCAAGATGGCTAGAGTCATCGTGGCTTCACTTCGCAAAGCCCGCGCACCTATGTCGTATGGTTCGACTCGCATGCATGAGCTTCCGCCATCGGAATATGCAAGCAAAGGGGCTTTCCCAATCCATTCTACTCCAAGTCTAAG ATTCTTAAATCGAGCTTCACTCAAAACCGGACCAACCAATAAATGGAGTCTCTGCACTATCACAGAAgtcgaagaaacaaaacagatgtTAAAAATGATACCTGTCCTCGTCGTAACATTTGTCCCAAGCATGATGCTTGCTCAAATAATGACTCTTTTCATCAAACAAGGAACCACCCTGGACCGTCGTCTCACAAACAACTTCAGCATCCCACCGGCAAGTCTCTTAGGCTTCACAACATTCTCAATGCTTGTCTGCATAGTCATATACGACCGTTTCTTTGTTAAACTCACAAGACGATTCACGGGAAATCCAAGAGGTATCACATTGCTTCAGAGAATGGGAATCGGTATGGTCCTTCACATCATAATCATGATCATCGCGTCCATAACTGAACGGTATAGGCTCAAGGTCGCTGCTGAGCACGGGCTAAACCATCAGACGGCTGTACCGATTCCCTTGTCAATTTTCTTGCTGCTTCCACAGTATGTGTTAATGGGTTTGGCTGATGCTTTCATAGAAATAGCAAAGCTAGAGTTTTTCTACGACCAAGCACCAGAGAGCATGAAAAGCCTCGGGACATCATACACGACCACAAGTATGGCAGTAGGGAATTTCATGAGCAGTTTTATCCTTTCGTCAGTGTCTCAGATAACAAAGAATCAAGGAAGAGGATGGATTCTAAACAACTTGAATGAGTCTAGGCTGGATAAGTATTACATGTTCTTCGCAGTACTTAACCTGGTTaacttcctcctcttcttggtTGTGATTACATTTTATGAGTACAGAGCTGATGTTACAGACTCAGCAGAACATAAGGAACCAAGAATGATAGATAACAACAATGAGTAA
- the LOC104771861 gene encoding ubiquitin-like modifier-activating enzyme atg7 gives MSEKETSPAVLEFNPLNSLVQEGFWDSFSSLKLDKLGIDDSPISITGFCGPCSHPRGSNYLRLSSESLPLDEQSSITSHGNRNKCPVPGILYNTNTLESFHKLDKQSLLKAEANKIWGDIQSGKALEDPAVLSRFLVISFADLKTWSFRYLVAFPAFDLDPPASLVELKPASDYFSSQEAESVSAACKDWRNSHLTTDVPFFLVSVSSDSKASIRHLKDWEACQGDHHKLLFGFYDPCHLRNNPGWPLRNYLALIRSRWNLETVWFFCYKESRGFPDLNLSLVGQALVTLSSGESAETVPNSVGWELHNKEKQVLQSINLANSMDPIRLAASAVDLNLKLMKWRAVPSLNIDALYSVKCLLLGAGTLGCEVARTLLGWGIRKITFVDYGKVAMSNPVRQSLYTFEDSIGGGEFKAVAAVKRLKEVFPAMEPSGVVMAIPMPGHPISSQEEDSVLADCKRLSDLIESHDVVFLLTDTRESRWLPSLLCANANKIAVNAALGFDSYMVMRHGAGPTSLSDDMNKTNKQRLGCYFCNDVVAPQDSMTDRTLDQQCTVTCPGLASIAGALAVNLLVKVLQHPLGINAKGDNSSSSNRGDNDDSPLGILPHQIRGSVSDFSQMTLLGQASDSCTACSETVISEYRERGNSFLLEAINHPTYLEDLTGLTELKKAANSFNLDWEDDDTDDDDDDDDDVAVVM, from the exons ATGTCTGAGAAAGAAACTTCACCAGCCGTACTTGAATTCAATCCATTGAACAGTTTAGTCCAAGAAGGTTTCTGGGATAGCTTCTCCTCTTTGAAACTCGATAAACTCGGAATCGACGATTCTCCTATTTCAATCACCG GTTTTTGTGGACCATGTTCACATCCACGAGGCTCAAATTATTTGAGACTTTCGTCAGAGTCATTGCCTTTAGATGAACAATCATCGATTACTAGCCATGGAAATAGGAATAAGTGTCCTGTTCCTGGGATTTTGTATAACACCAATACCCTCGAAAGCTTCCATAAACTTGACAAACAAAGTCTGCTCAAAGCAGAAGCAAACAAG ATTTGGGGTGATATTCAATCAGGAAAAGCTCTTGAGGACCCTGCTGTGTTATCAAGATTCCTCGTTATCTCCTTTGCTGACCTTAAGACATGGAGTTTTCGATATTTGGTTGCGTTCCCTGCGTTTGATCTTGATCCTCCTGCAAGTTTGGTAGAATTAAAGCCAGCTTCAGATTATTTTAGTTCTCAAGAGGCTGAATCAGTATCTGCTGCTTGTAAAGATTGGCGCAACTCACATTTAACAACCG ATGTTCCATTCTTTTTGGTTTCGGTTTCTTCTGATTCAAAAGCTAGTATCAGACATCTTAAAGACTGGGAAGCATGCCAAGGTGATCATCATAAG TTGCTTTTCGGTTTCTATGATCCATGTCACCTTCGTAACAATCCTGGTTGGCCACTCCGAAATTACTTGGCACTTATTCGCTCAAGATGGAACCTCGAGACAGTTTGGTTCTTCTGCTACAAAGAGAGTCGCGGTTTCCCTGACTTGAACCTTTCCCTTGTTGGTCAAGCCTTAGTTACACTTTCATCAGGAGAATCAGCTGAGACTGTACCTAACTCAGTGGGATGGGAGCTTCATAACAAAGAGAAACAAGTACTTCAATCCATTAACCTTGCTAATTCCATGGATCCAATaag GTTGGCTGCTTCTGCTGTTGATTTAAACTTAAAGTTAATGAAATGGCGAGCAGTACCGTCTCTTAACATAGACGCTTTGTACTCTGTCAAATGCCTTCTTCTTGGAGCTGGTACATTGGGCTGCGAAGTTGCTCGTACCCTTCTG GGTTGGGGAATCCGCAAGATCACCTTTGTTGACTATGGCAAAGTAGCTATGTCTAATCCAGTCAGACAATCCCTCTACACGTTTGAAGATTCTATAGGCGGTGGCGAGTTTAAAGCTGTTGCTGCTGTTAAACGGCTTAAAGAGGTATTTCCAGCAATGGAACCTAGTGGAGTTGTTATGGCTATACCGATGCCAGGACATCCGATTTCTAGCCAAGAAGAGGATTCTGTTCTCGCAGATTGTAAACGCCTTAGCGATTTGATTGAATCTCATGACGTCGTTTTCTTGTTAACCGATACAAGAGAAAGCCGGTGGTTACCTTCTCTTCTTTGTGCTAATGCCAATAAG ATTGCTGTAAATGCAGCTTTAGGTTTCGACAGCTACATGGTAATGCGCCATGGCGCTGGCCCAACCTCCCTGTCTGATGATATGAATAAGACAAACAAACAGAGACTTGGATGTTACTTTTGCAACGACGTGGTTGCACCTCAGGAT TCAATGACTGATCGAACTCTAGACCAACAATGCACTGTTACATGCCCAGGTTTAGCTTCTATTGCTGGAGCCCTTGCCGTTAATCTCTTAGTCAAAGTCCTACAACACCCACTTGG TATCAATGCAAAAGGCGACAATTCGAGCTCGAGTAACAGAGGAGACAATGATGATTCGCCTCTCGGGATATTACCTCATCAGATTCGAGGCTCAGTTTCTGATTTCTCACAGATGACGCTGCTTGGGCAAGCTTCCGACAGCTGTACCGCTTGCTCTGAAACC GTGATATCGGAGTATCGAGAGAGAGGAAACAGTTTCTTACTTGAAGCTATTAACCATCCTACATACTTGGAGGATCTCACCGGTTTAACCGAGCTTAAGAAAGCTGCTAATTCATTTAACCTCGACTGGGAAGACGAtgatactgatgatgatgatgatgatgatgatgatgtagcTGTAGTTATGTAA